The following is a genomic window from Cytophagia bacterium CHB2.
GCCGGCAAAAAAAACGGAAAGCCTTGAATATGATCCCAGTGCAGATGCGTGAGCAAAACATGAATCGTGGCCCGGCCTTGTCCGGCCTCGCCTTGCAGCAATTCCAGGCCGAGCTTGCGGCTGCCGCTGCCCAAATCTACGATGACGCGTGTGCCCTGCGCCGAGATGATTTCGAAGCAGGTGGTATTACCGCCGGCGGTGTGCGTGAGATGAAACGGCAAATGATCGAGAAATGTCTGCACGTCTGACGCGGTTGCAAAGGTTTTGCCGCCGGCGAGGCGCAAGGCCTCCGCAATTTTTTCGCGAAGCTGCGCACTCGACAAGGGATTGGGCAGCGAGCCTTGCACGCCCCAGCAACGCAATTTCATGAAACCTCCTCGCGTAAATGCCGGAACGCTTCGCCGGGCGTTACAAAAATCTTGAATTCAGACGACATATCGACGATGTCAAAAATCTTCTTGACGTGAGGCGGCAGCGCGCAAAACACCATGCGCCCGGAAATTACTTCCAACCGCTGCGCCGCGACATAAAACACGCGAATGCCGGCGCTGCTGATATAATCCACCTGCGAAAAATCAATGATGACTTTGCGCGCGCCTTCGACCAGCAAGCCGAGCAATTCCTCTTGCAAGCGATTCGAAGTAAAGGAGTCGAGTTTGCCGTGCAAATTCAGGGTCGTGATGCCTTCCGCGGTGTTGGCGATGAGTTGCATGAGGTCAAATCTTTTTTGATGATAAGTATGTTTTTGTTGTCGCGCCGGCGGTATTCGATGTCATCCATCAGCCCGCGCCACAGCCGCACGCCGCGGCCGCCGGGCTTTTTTTTGCCGGCGGTGTGCGCCGGGTCGATTTGCAAAGGATTAAACGCGGCAGCGTCGTCCTGGATTTTCACCATCAAACAATTGCCGCGCAACGCCAGCTCAACGGCAATGGGATGCTCGGCCGCGTCGGAGTAACCATATTTGACGATGTTGGTGAAAATTTCTTCCGCGGCAATGCGCAGGTCAAAGCAGATGCCCGCCGGCAATTGATGGGCGGCGCAAAAATCTTCGATGGCCTGCCACAAACGTTGCAGTTCCGGCAGGCGATTCACCAGCGCGATGGTCATGACGTCGTTCATAATATGCCTTCAAAGAAAACGCAGCGCCAGCACTGTCATGTCATCGTGCGGCGGCGCGGCGCCGACAAATGCCTTCACCTCGCGCAGCACCTGCTGCGTCATCTCCTGCGCGGCTGCGCCGTTCATGGCCGCCAGACACGCCTGCAAGCGGTGTTCGGAGAAAAATTCTTCTTGGGGATTCATCGCTTCGGTGATGCCGTCGGTGTACAGAAACAGCGCATGCCGCGGCGGCAACATCAGGCGCGCCGATTGAAAACGCGCCTCGCTTTTGATGCCCAACGGCCCTCCCCCCAGAATTGGCAGCGGCGTGATCTGCCGGTCCGGCGACACTAAATATGGCGGATGATGGCCGGCGTTGCTGTAGTGCAACTCACCGGTTTGCGTATCGAGCACGCCATAAAAAACCGTTACGAACATACGGCGTTCATTATCGCGCTGCAACTCGTGGTTGACGCGGTTTAGAATCTCATGCGGCGGAACGCCCGTTTGCGCGAGCGCGCGCGTCAGCGTCGTTGTCGCGTGGATCAACGTCTTGCTCATCGCCATGAACAGCGAAGCCGGCACGCCCTTGTCGGAAACATCGCCGATCACCACACAGAGATAGCGATCGTCGATCATGAAATAATCATAAAAGTCGCCCCCCACCTCGTGCGCCGGCGCGATTTCGGCGTGAATGTCAAAGCGAGAATTCGCCGCCAGCGCCGGCGTTTGCTTTGGCAACATACTCATCTGAATTTCGTGGGCGATGCGCAAGTCGCTTTGATTTTTTTCCTCGGCTTTGGTTTTAACGGTGAGTTCATTGAGATAAATGTGCAGCCGGCTTTCCATGTCAATGAACGATTCTGCCAGCTTCCCGATTTCATCCTGAGAAGCAGCGGCCAACTGCCGGAGCCCGGCGTCGGCTTGTGGCATAAAATCATGCGAAACGAGCTGCCGCGCGTGGCCGGTGAGCGTGTTGAGCGGCCGCGAAATGCGCCGGAGAATGAAACCAAGCAACGCCAGGAACACGATGAAAAGGGCCGTCCCGATAATCGCAATTACGCCAAAAGTTTTGCGCAGCGCCTGCTCCAGTTCGGCCATGGGAAGCAACAAGCCGTACTTGAAATGATGTTCGCCCAGCGGCAAAGATTGAAGCAAGCCCTTGTATTCCTTGCCAGCGATGCGAAAGGCGTGCATGCGTGCCAGCGGCGGCGGCTTGACTTGATACTGCGCCGCAGAAACGAGGCTCGACAAAATAAGCCGGTCATCCAACCAAAACATCGACTCGGCATGAAAAGTCTCTGAGATAAATTGCGTCAGTTTATCGTCGTCAAGCTGAATGCCGCCGACAATCGAGCCGAGCGGCTTCTTCTTTTTTTCAATCGGAGCGGAATAAATCAAATAATGCTCTGCGTCCTCATTTTTGGCAATTTGAAGTTCCCGGCTTTTGGTGTGATCGAAAACGAGCTTCTTACTTTTGAATTTCGATGAAGCGAGGCGCTGCTGGTCGAGATCGAAAACCGCCAGCATGGAAATGTCGAGCACTTTTCTTTGCTGGCTTAAAATCTCGTCAATCGCCTCGGCGTTTTCCAGCGTCAGGGTGGTTTCCAGCACATTGTCTTTGGCGACGCGTTCCACGCCTTTGATCAAATCTTCCTGCGCCCGGTTCAGTATGAGCGAGGTGGATTGCAGGCTTGCGCGTAATTGTTCTTCAAACGAGACGTAAATACGCTCGCGCAGGATACCGCCCAAAATAAGGCTCACCGCCGCCAGCGGCAGTAAAATCGCGGCAATGACCAGCAGGGTGAGCCTGCCTTTAAAGGAGGCGAGGTAGTTTTTGAGAGCCATGCAAAAGAATGATAGCAAAACCGATATAATACAAGCGGGATGCAGCAGCAAAGTAGAGTTTTATGCGAACTATGCAATAGTAAATTCAAACAGCGCTTTCGTGGGTTTTGATCATCTGTGCGATCTTGGTCAATCCCGCCGGCGGCGCAAGATGTTCGCCGCAAAATTCAAACAACTCCACATTGGATTGTTAGAGTTTTGGATGGAGGAACTGCTGCAATTATCGCATCAATCATCGTGCTTTACCATCCAACGAACATGTCATTCTGCAAGAATACTGTGAAAATCCAGGCTCTGACAACAGCTTCACAAGATTTGTGCGGAATGACAACCTCACCAGTCAAATGAGAATCGCTAGAATCCAACTATCCAGAACTTCACTTTATTTGACCTTTACCACGCTGGTATCCCCCTCCATCTCCACTTCGAAGACCACGGGCAAATTCTCCTTGATGCTGTCTTCATGGGTGATGAGAAATATCTGCCGGAAATAGCCGCTCAAATGTTGCAGCGTTGCCAGCAGCAGCGTTTTGCGTTCGTCATCTTGCGATCCAAAAATCTCGTCGAGTACGATGGCCTGAAGCGCCGGCCGGCCAGAACGCTGCGCAATGACCTGGCTGATGGCAACACGCAAACATAGGTTCAACAAATCCTGCTCGCCGCCGGAGAAACGATTCAGTTCGAATTTTTGGTTTTGATCGTAAAGAAAAAGGTTGTAGGACTCGTCCAGCTCGAGCATGGCATAGCGGCCGTTCGTGGCCATGCGCATGATTTCCGCAGCGCGCGTTTCGATCAACGGCCGCAAACGCCCGGCCATGGTCACGCGAAATGTTTTGAAATGTTCCTGCAAAGACTCCAACAACACGACTTCTTTTTCCACCTGCGCAATCGCAGCCAGGCGTTCCCGGGTTTGCGCAATGCGTTGTTCGAAATTTGTTACCTGCGCGGCGGCAGCGGCAAATGCTGCGTGCGCTTCGCCCGCCTGTTTTTGGGCAAATGAATGATTCTGGCTCGCTTCTTCATGCGCCAGCTTGCATTGCCAAAATGTTTCTTCACGAAATTGTAGGTGCTCGATTTCCTGCTGCGCAGCGGTTGCCTGCGCGTGAAATGATTTTAGTTTTTCCGCTGCTTGCGCCAGGCTTTCTTCCAACGCCGGCAGCCGCGCCACACGCGCTTCGAGACGGTTGATTTCCTGAACTTGCTCCTCGGCTGCCGTCAGAGCGGCGTTGACTGCGGCATAACGCGTTTCATCCACATGAACGACGCCGAGTTTTTGAATATCCTCTTGCGCCAACGCGCATTGGCGTTGCAGTTCCGCGATGCGTTTTTGTTGTCCGCCAAGCTGCTCTTGCAACTGCAAAAGGCGCACGCGCTCTTGCCCCAATTGCTCGCGTTCTTGCTGCAGAATTTTGAGGCGCATCTCGGCGTCATGCACATGTGCTGCGGCTTCTTTTTTCTTAAGCTCGAGCTTGAGGTAATCGGCGCGCAAATCTCCCAGATTTTTTTCGAGGCGCGCCAGCACCGGTTGAAAATGCTCGGCCAGCGGCCGCGTACACACCGGACAGGGACTTTCCACGCCGAGTTTCTCCACCTCCTGCAACTTTTGCTTTTCTTCCAGGCCGCGAGATTTTATTGCAGCGAATTCTGCCAAAATGGTTTTCTCCGCCTCGCGGGAAACGCGCAGCGCGGCTTCGCTTTGCTCTAAACGTTCGAGAAATTTTTTTTCTTCAACCACAAGCCCGGGCAGCGCCGCAAGCTTCTGCTGCGCGGACTCAGTTTCGCCATAAAGCTTGGCGATCTGCTCGGTCAGACTTTTGACGAGCTGCTGTTTGCCCTGCAACGTGGCATGTTTGCGGCGGTTTTCCTCCAAAGCGTCCTTCTCGGCTTTGAGGCGTTGCCATTCTTCGCGCACGGGCGCAAGCTGGACGAGTTTCTCCCGCTCCGCCAGAATCTCGCGTCGCTCGCTTTCAGCCCGCTGCTGTTGTTGTTGCATGAGCAGGACTTGTTGTTCAAGTGTGTGCAAGACGCTTTGCAGTTTGGCGGCACGATCACGGCGCCGCGATTCAGCTTCGAACAGCGCCTTGGCCTGCTCGCGTTTTTGCAGCCACGCGTGCTCTTCCTGTTGCCGCGCCTGCCAGGCTTCTTCGGCCTGTTGCCGCGCGGCGAGATGTTCGATTAACTGCTTCTGCAATTCTTCCAAATCATCCTGACTGACGCGCGTGCCCTGCAGAAAATTGCGCTTGAGGCGCGCATCTTGCATAACTTTTTCACGGGCGCTGTCGATGGCATCCAAATTCAACAAGCGGCTGATCAATTTGCGGCGTTCTTCATCACGCATATTGCTCAACGTAGCCAGCTCTTTTTGCTTGGCAAAAATGGAGGCTTCGAACGATTTGCGATCCAACCCAAGAATTTTTTCGATCTCATTGCTCACATCATTTTCACGCACGGCCAGAGGTTCCTCCAGCTCGGCGCGATATAAGGCGGCTTCGACGAAGTGATTGGCGCCGCGCATCGCGCGCGTGACGCGATAATGCGCGCCCGCCAGTGTGAACGTCAATTCGACTTCGCAAGGTTCGCTGACCTCTGAAGCTTGCCGACGCAGCAACGATTTCTCGGTGCGCGTTGCGCGCGAGCCGTACAGCGCCCAGGCAATGGCCTCAAGCAAGGTCGATTTGCCCGCGCCGTTGCGGCCGATGATGCCGATGACATTTTCGGGAAACTCGAGGGCAAGCTCGTCAAAGCGGCGAAAATTGCGCAAGCGGAGGGTTTGCAGAATCATGCCTCGGCCTCCGTGGTTTCCGCTTCGGCGAGATACTTTTGGCCGAGACTTTCCAATTCGGCGCGCGGCAAGGCGCCTTCGGTATTCGCCGCCAAATAACGCGAGAACTCTTCGCGCAGCGAGCCTAGC
Proteins encoded in this region:
- a CDS encoding HAMP domain-containing protein, translating into MALKNYLASFKGRLTLLVIAAILLPLAAVSLILGGILRERIYVSFEEQLRASLQSTSLILNRAQEDLIKGVERVAKDNVLETTLTLENAEAIDEILSQQRKVLDISMLAVFDLDQQRLASSKFKSKKLVFDHTKSRELQIAKNEDAEHYLIYSAPIEKKKKPLGSIVGGIQLDDDKLTQFISETFHAESMFWLDDRLILSSLVSAAQYQVKPPPLARMHAFRIAGKEYKGLLQSLPLGEHHFKYGLLLPMAELEQALRKTFGVIAIIGTALFIVFLALLGFILRRISRPLNTLTGHARQLVSHDFMPQADAGLRQLAAASQDEIGKLAESFIDMESRLHIYLNELTVKTKAEEKNQSDLRIAHEIQMSMLPKQTPALAANSRFDIHAEIAPAHEVGGDFYDYFMIDDRYLCVVIGDVSDKGVPASLFMAMSKTLIHATTTLTRALAQTGVPPHEILNRVNHELQRDNERRMFVTVFYGVLDTQTGELHYSNAGHHPPYLVSPDRQITPLPILGGGPLGIKSEARFQSARLMLPPRHALFLYTDGITEAMNPQEEFFSEHRLQACLAAMNGAAAQEMTQQVLREVKAFVGAAPPHDDMTVLALRFL
- a CDS encoding STAS domain-containing protein encodes the protein MQLIANTAEGITTLNLHGKLDSFTSNRLQEELLGLLVEGARKVIIDFSQVDYISSAGIRVFYVAAQRLEVISGRMVFCALPPHVKKIFDIVDMSSEFKIFVTPGEAFRHLREEVS
- a CDS encoding SMC family ATPase, with translation MILQTLRLRNFRRFDELALEFPENVIGIIGRNGAGKSTLLEAIAWALYGSRATRTEKSLLRRQASEVSEPCEVELTFTLAGAHYRVTRAMRGANHFVEAALYRAELEEPLAVRENDVSNEIEKILGLDRKSFEASIFAKQKELATLSNMRDEERRKLISRLLNLDAIDSAREKVMQDARLKRNFLQGTRVSQDDLEELQKQLIEHLAARQQAEEAWQARQQEEHAWLQKREQAKALFEAESRRRDRAAKLQSVLHTLEQQVLLMQQQQQRAESERREILAEREKLVQLAPVREEWQRLKAEKDALEENRRKHATLQGKQQLVKSLTEQIAKLYGETESAQQKLAALPGLVVEEKKFLERLEQSEAALRVSREAEKTILAEFAAIKSRGLEEKQKLQEVEKLGVESPCPVCTRPLAEHFQPVLARLEKNLGDLRADYLKLELKKKEAAAHVHDAEMRLKILQQEREQLGQERVRLLQLQEQLGGQQKRIAELQRQCALAQEDIQKLGVVHVDETRYAAVNAALTAAEEQVQEINRLEARVARLPALEESLAQAAEKLKSFHAQATAAQQEIEHLQFREETFWQCKLAHEEASQNHSFAQKQAGEAHAAFAAAAAQVTNFEQRIAQTRERLAAIAQVEKEVVLLESLQEHFKTFRVTMAGRLRPLIETRAAEIMRMATNGRYAMLELDESYNLFLYDQNQKFELNRFSGGEQDLLNLCLRVAISQVIAQRSGRPALQAIVLDEIFGSQDDERKTLLLATLQHLSGYFRQIFLITHEDSIKENLPVVFEVEMEGDTSVVKVK
- a CDS encoding ATP-binding protein, whose translation is MNDVMTIALVNRLPELQRLWQAIEDFCAAHQLPAGICFDLRIAAEEIFTNIVKYGYSDAAEHPIAVELALRGNCLMVKIQDDAAAFNPLQIDPAHTAGKKKPGGRGVRLWRGLMDDIEYRRRDNKNILIIKKDLTSCNSSPTPRKASRP